A region of Halopiger xanaduensis SH-6 DNA encodes the following proteins:
- a CDS encoding ParA family protein yields the protein MLSYTVYSEAGGVGKSSLTANLAVAHARADLDVLVVPLDPQDGDLSRLFGVDDDRANSDADNIVRHIVRSPKGSLADLVQTAEGVDIVPEHNMLSDLSSHLQREQRKAEDLGDSYNIYAQLQRVLRDADIAEEYDVLICDPPATESDHLYNAIYATRNLVIPVEPSAKGRASVEGLEQLATNFGDQLNIEIGVLAAVPNGFKHTNDQEELIDEIDLPTPEVIGDRTSMMEGCWKQQCSAFEYVREHRARIRDHEVETLAQFDQIARYLENQVGLEAPNPPEPGSLEDDEVIEA from the coding sequence ATATACGGTCTACAGCGAAGCAGGCGGCGTGGGGAAGTCCTCGCTGACGGCGAACCTAGCTGTTGCGCACGCTCGAGCCGACCTTGACGTTCTGGTCGTTCCGCTGGATCCGCAGGATGGAGACCTCAGTCGACTGTTCGGCGTCGACGACGATCGCGCCAACAGTGACGCCGACAATATCGTGCGCCATATCGTCCGTAGTCCAAAGGGATCGCTCGCAGACCTCGTCCAAACGGCGGAGGGTGTTGATATCGTCCCGGAACACAACATGCTCTCTGATCTGTCGAGCCACCTTCAGCGCGAGCAGCGGAAAGCGGAGGACTTGGGGGATTCATACAACATCTATGCCCAGCTGCAACGTGTCCTTCGCGATGCCGATATCGCCGAGGAGTACGACGTCTTAATCTGCGACCCGCCGGCTACCGAGTCCGACCACCTCTACAACGCGATCTACGCAACGCGCAACCTCGTGATCCCTGTCGAACCCTCAGCGAAGGGGCGGGCCTCAGTTGAGGGCCTTGAGCAACTCGCGACGAACTTCGGTGACCAGCTGAACATTGAGATTGGTGTGCTGGCTGCGGTGCCGAACGGGTTCAAGCATACGAACGACCAAGAAGAGTTGATCGACGAGATCGACCTCCCCACACCAGAGGTGATCGGCGACCGGACATCGATGATGGAGGGGTGCTGGAAACAGCAGTGTTCGGCCTTCGAGTACGTTCGTGAACATCGCGCACGTATCCGTGACCACGAAGTTGAGACGCTGGCGCAGTTCGACCAGATCGCTCGTTACCTCGAGAACCAGGTCGGTCTCGAGGCACCGAATCCTCCGGAACCGGGTAGCTTGGAAGACGATGAGGTGATCGAGGCGTGA
- a CDS encoding NAD(P)/FAD-dependent oxidoreductase has product MATDSTIHDYEVLVVGGGPAGMTAALYTTRLGHRTAVVDRGGGRAAMMQDVHNLLGVTEDTSGNEFLSIGRDQLREYGCDIHNDLLVSCDTNEDGSIRLCGNNADYRAEYVVLATGFNDVRPEPPLPRTGRGLHYCLHCDAYMFVDEPVYVMGYGESAAHVAGIMLNFTDDVDLLTRGDDPEWSDETATMLSNHPIDIIHTDITGIQNDKDGWLAALEFEDGTVREYKGGFAMYGAEYNNGLARNLGCDINDDGTVVVDDHGQTSVERVYAVGDLTPGHNQLPIALGEGAKAGISLHFALRDFPRDLDIIEEQGPVRSDEVPGIPDELLEQEVEFHTYN; this is encoded by the coding sequence ATGGCTACCGATTCGACTATTCACGACTACGAAGTTCTCGTCGTCGGAGGCGGCCCAGCTGGAATGACTGCCGCGCTGTATACAACGCGACTCGGACATCGGACAGCCGTCGTCGACCGAGGCGGTGGTCGTGCAGCGATGATGCAAGACGTCCACAATCTACTAGGGGTTACGGAGGATACATCTGGTAACGAATTCCTCTCGATCGGCAGAGACCAACTTCGGGAGTACGGGTGCGATATTCACAATGATCTACTCGTCTCCTGTGATACCAATGAAGACGGATCGATCCGTCTCTGCGGGAATAATGCTGACTACCGCGCAGAATACGTCGTCCTTGCGACGGGATTCAACGATGTCCGTCCAGAGCCGCCACTACCGCGAACCGGTCGTGGACTCCACTACTGCTTGCACTGTGATGCCTACATGTTCGTCGACGAACCCGTCTACGTCATGGGTTATGGGGAGAGCGCTGCACACGTAGCTGGGATCATGCTTAACTTCACCGACGATGTCGATCTGCTCACGCGCGGTGATGACCCCGAATGGAGCGATGAGACAGCGACGATGCTCTCAAATCATCCAATCGATATTATTCACACGGACATCACTGGCATTCAAAACGACAAAGACGGCTGGTTAGCGGCCCTCGAATTTGAAGACGGTACGGTTCGGGAATATAAGGGTGGCTTCGCGATGTACGGTGCTGAGTACAACAACGGCCTAGCCCGCAATCTTGGCTGTGATATCAACGATGATGGAACAGTCGTCGTCGATGATCACGGTCAGACGTCGGTTGAACGTGTCTATGCAGTTGGAGACCTAACGCCTGGGCACAATCAACTCCCCATTGCACTGGGTGAAGGAGCAAAGGCTGGAATCTCGTTGCATTTCGCCTTACGGGACTTCCCCCGAGATCTCGACATTATCGAAGAACAAGGTCCAGTCCGATCTGACGAAGTTCCTGGAATTCCAGACGAACTCCTTGAACAGGAAGTCGAATTCCACACATATAACTGA
- a CDS encoding ATP-binding protein has product MSVRDEGIGIDPEDQDRIFDISKQVHSRHESSGTGIGIALYQRILERHAVKSGSIPSPEWIRVFVSTPCGWRSKRVGSSPLKQ; this is encoded by the coding sequence GTGAGTGTCAGAGACGAAGGAATTGGCATTGATCCCGAGGATCAAGACCGGATTTTCGACATCTCCAAGCAAGTACACAGTCGTCACGAGAGTTCCGGTACTGGAATCGGTATCGCACTTTACCAACGGATTCTCGAACGGCACGCAGTGAAATCTGGGTCGATTCCGAGCCCGGAATGGATCCGCGTTTTCGTTTCGACTCCCTGCGGCTGGCGAAGCAAACGAGTCGGCTCCTCACCGCTGAAGCAGTGA
- a CDS encoding NAD(P)/FAD-dependent oxidoreductase, with translation MNEETDTTADVRDVVIIGSGIAGLSAAVYAARADLEPLVLEGPEPGGQLTLTTDVENYLGFPEGVGGMELIQNGKDQAERFGAEFTHGTVENATLEERPFELELSNGDRLRTRALIVASGASARWVGAENEDELMGYGLSTCATCDGAFHRGDDVLVIGGGDSAMEEALFLAKFADSVTIVHRREELRASEIMADRARDHEDIEFRWNTELEALHGSQEEGVTSATLVSHPDGYPSEKAANGADVDRETVEVGGVFYAIGHTPNTEFLEGTAIDRDERGYLYTRTDDAGRATTETMVEGVFAAGDVADPNYQQAITAAGTGSMAALDTEAYLETLERTEETAYEVSP, from the coding sequence ATGAACGAGGAAACTGATACGACCGCAGACGTTCGTGACGTGGTGATCATCGGCTCCGGTATCGCTGGCCTTTCCGCGGCTGTCTACGCCGCGCGAGCCGACCTCGAGCCGCTGGTGCTCGAGGGGCCCGAACCGGGCGGCCAGCTGACGCTGACGACCGACGTCGAGAACTACCTCGGCTTTCCCGAGGGCGTCGGCGGGATGGAGCTGATCCAAAACGGCAAGGACCAGGCCGAGCGTTTCGGCGCCGAGTTCACTCACGGCACCGTCGAAAACGCGACGCTCGAGGAACGGCCGTTCGAACTCGAGCTCTCGAACGGCGATCGGCTGCGAACGCGTGCGCTGATCGTCGCGAGCGGCGCGAGCGCTCGCTGGGTCGGCGCCGAGAACGAAGACGAACTGATGGGTTACGGCCTCTCGACGTGTGCGACCTGCGACGGCGCGTTCCACCGCGGCGACGACGTCCTCGTGATTGGCGGCGGCGATTCGGCGATGGAAGAAGCGCTCTTCCTCGCGAAGTTCGCCGACAGCGTGACGATCGTCCACCGCCGCGAGGAACTGCGCGCTTCCGAGATCATGGCCGACCGCGCCCGCGATCACGAGGATATCGAGTTCCGCTGGAACACCGAACTCGAGGCGCTCCACGGCTCGCAGGAGGAGGGTGTCACCAGCGCGACGCTCGTCTCCCATCCTGACGGGTACCCCAGCGAGAAAGCCGCAAATGGCGCCGACGTGGATCGAGAGACCGTCGAGGTCGGCGGCGTGTTCTACGCGATCGGTCACACGCCGAACACGGAGTTCCTCGAGGGAACTGCCATCGACCGCGACGAACGTGGCTACCTCTACACTCGAACCGACGACGCCGGCCGTGCAACGACCGAGACGATGGTCGAAGGCGTCTTCGCCGCCGGCGACGTCGCCGATCCGAACTATCAACAGGCGATCACTGCCGCTGGAACCGGTAGCATGGCAGCGCTCGACACCGAGGCGTACCTCGAAACGCTCGAGCGGACGGAGGAAACTGCGTACGAGGTTTCCCCATAG
- the trxA gene encoding thioredoxin, producing the protein MATDARDDVSAGSLNEPIYIDGRSHLEDVTTAHDVVLVDFYADWCGPCQMLNPVLERLADTTEAVIAKVDVDEHQQLAGSFGVRGVPTLVLFADGEQVEQQSGALPEDRLRTLIEGYTE; encoded by the coding sequence ATGGCAACTGATGCACGCGACGACGTTTCGGCGGGATCGCTCAACGAACCGATCTACATCGACGGAAGAAGCCACCTCGAGGACGTCACGACGGCACACGACGTCGTCCTCGTGGACTTCTACGCCGACTGGTGTGGCCCCTGTCAGATGCTCAACCCCGTCCTCGAGCGGCTTGCGGACACGACTGAGGCCGTGATCGCCAAGGTCGACGTCGACGAACACCAGCAGCTCGCGGGGTCGTTCGGCGTTCGTGGCGTGCCGACGCTCGTCCTCTTTGCGGACGGCGAGCAGGTTGAACAGCAGTCCGGCGCGCTGCCGGAAGACCGACTTCGTACCCTGATCGAGGGATACACTGAATGA
- a CDS encoding class I SAM-dependent methyltransferase produces MISRRTIRSIAALLGLALLAGLAYAHRWRSNPSPCPYAQRHAIDLPRPVITRSRLRDVLEPQPGERLLEVGPGTGYYTGMVARAIEPSGTVHAVDVQSEMVEHLRTRMRQEGTLNVEPIRGDARSLPYPADTFDAAYLVLVLGEIPDQERALDELERVLKPDGRLVVGESLPDPHFVGFEGLRRRIEQRGLTFDARVGTRAGYFARFHVGTADRSIDPVE; encoded by the coding sequence ATGATTTCTCGTCGTACCATACGATCGATCGCCGCCCTGCTCGGACTCGCGCTGCTCGCCGGACTCGCATACGCCCACCGGTGGCGATCGAACCCGTCGCCGTGCCCGTACGCCCAGCGCCACGCGATCGACCTCCCGCGTCCGGTCATCACTCGCTCCCGACTGCGCGACGTACTCGAGCCCCAGCCCGGTGAGCGTCTTCTCGAGGTCGGACCGGGAACCGGCTACTACACCGGGATGGTCGCACGGGCGATCGAACCGTCGGGTACAGTGCACGCCGTAGACGTCCAGTCGGAGATGGTCGAGCACCTCCGAACGCGAATGCGACAAGAGGGAACCCTGAACGTCGAACCGATTCGCGGCGATGCACGATCGCTTCCGTACCCGGCCGACACGTTCGACGCCGCGTATCTGGTCTTAGTCCTCGGCGAGATTCCTGACCAGGAGCGGGCCCTCGACGAACTCGAGCGGGTCCTGAAACCCGACGGTCGACTCGTCGTCGGCGAGTCGCTCCCCGACCCGCACTTCGTCGGATTCGAAGGGTTGCGACGCCGAATCGAGCAACGGGGACTGACGTTTGATGCGCGCGTTGGAACGCGAGCCGGGTATTTCGCGCGCTTCCACGTGGGGACCGCGGACCGATCGATTGACCCCGTCGAATGA
- a CDS encoding DUF302 domain-containing protein encodes MSYTLRTQVDGKFDDVVEKTIDALEDEGFGVLCDIDVQETLQKKLDEDFRQYRILGACNPQLAHQGLEHDLELGTLLPCNVVVYDDDDGVVVTAVDPQRLIGIADDDELDPIGDDAYERFERVLELLS; translated from the coding sequence ATGTCCTATACGCTCCGTACACAAGTCGACGGCAAGTTCGACGACGTCGTCGAGAAAACGATCGACGCCCTTGAGGATGAGGGGTTCGGCGTGCTCTGCGATATCGACGTTCAGGAAACGCTGCAAAAGAAACTCGACGAGGACTTCCGACAGTACAGAATCCTGGGTGCGTGCAATCCGCAGTTAGCCCATCAGGGACTCGAGCACGATCTCGAACTCGGAACGTTGCTTCCGTGCAACGTCGTCGTCTATGACGATGACGACGGCGTGGTCGTCACTGCGGTCGATCCGCAGCGTTTGATTGGCATCGCTGACGACGACGAACTCGACCCGATCGGCGACGACGCGTACGAGCGCTTTGAACGGGTTCTCGAGTTACTATCTTGA
- a CDS encoding MBL fold metallo-hydrolase — translation MVDQINPDRLADMLDSDESFTLIDTRPEDSYEGWRIHGAENIPFGPGDEFADEELERVEAARDDDSIVAICGKGLTSTPFSFELEQHGYDDVSVVKGGMEDWSKVYEVVPVETENEDPVVLQLQRRAKGCLGYVVGSKRAESAVVVDPTRQTDQFKIVAEEAGLTIERVLDTHVHADHISGGSKLAAELDVPYHLGEHASERGVEYDYEPLADGETIELGEIEIETLHTPGHTTEMVNYLVDGEALLTGDTLFVESVGRTELQFGDEDAARGAELLYESIHDTILELSDETQILPGHVSVTEDNRYGVGSPGNLIGAHLGDLRDDLKLLGLDEDEFVDRLVDNAPAKPPNYERVIEINTGSEPPKDESEATELELGPNNCAA, via the coding sequence ATGGTGGACCAAATCAATCCCGATCGGCTCGCAGATATGCTCGATTCAGACGAGTCGTTCACGCTCATCGATACGCGTCCCGAGGATAGTTACGAGGGCTGGCGGATTCACGGCGCCGAGAACATCCCGTTCGGTCCGGGCGACGAGTTCGCGGACGAAGAACTCGAGCGCGTCGAAGCGGCGCGAGACGACGATTCGATCGTCGCAATCTGTGGGAAGGGACTTACCTCGACGCCGTTCAGCTTCGAACTCGAGCAACACGGTTACGACGACGTGTCCGTCGTAAAAGGCGGCATGGAGGATTGGAGCAAGGTCTACGAGGTCGTTCCCGTCGAGACCGAAAACGAGGACCCCGTCGTTCTTCAACTGCAGCGACGGGCGAAGGGTTGTCTCGGCTACGTCGTCGGATCAAAGCGCGCCGAATCGGCCGTCGTCGTCGATCCGACGCGACAGACGGATCAGTTCAAAATCGTCGCCGAGGAGGCCGGGCTCACAATCGAGCGCGTCCTCGACACTCACGTCCACGCCGACCACATCTCGGGTGGATCGAAACTGGCGGCGGAGTTGGACGTTCCCTACCATCTCGGAGAACACGCGAGCGAGCGGGGCGTCGAGTACGACTACGAACCCCTCGCCGACGGCGAGACGATCGAACTCGGCGAGATCGAGATCGAAACGCTACACACGCCGGGGCACACGACCGAGATGGTCAACTACCTCGTTGACGGCGAGGCGCTCCTGACCGGCGACACGCTGTTCGTCGAGTCCGTCGGCCGGACGGAGCTTCAATTCGGTGACGAAGATGCGGCACGAGGAGCTGAACTGCTCTATGAATCGATTCACGACACTATCCTCGAGCTATCGGACGAGACGCAGATCCTCCCGGGACATGTGTCAGTCACAGAGGACAACCGATATGGAGTCGGCTCGCCAGGTAACCTGATCGGCGCTCACCTGGGTGACCTCCGTGACGATCTCAAGCTGCTCGGTCTGGACGAAGACGAGTTCGTGGACCGGTTAGTCGATAACGCGCCCGCCAAGCCACCGAACTACGAGCGTGTAATCGAAATCAACACGGGTTCGGAGCCACCCAAGGACGAGTCCGAGGCGACAGAACTGGAGTTAGGGCCGAACAACTGCGCGGCCTAA
- a CDS encoding SDR family oxidoreductase, translated as MARVFAEHGADVVVADVREKPREGGTHTHELISDETEATATYVACDVSSVDDLEATLDDAERFGGVDELVNNAGIFRAEEFLEVTGDQYEQLMGVNVKGTFFGTQLAAQRMIESGSGRTINVSSIAGFVGNGSYVAYCVSKGAIRLLTYAAAHRLGPDGIRVNAIHPGGIETAMMEDAHMGPEALEQFTRAIPSRRIGNPEDIAGAALFLASDLSSYVNGESLVVDGGYTHSG; from the coding sequence ATTGCGCGGGTGTTCGCCGAACACGGAGCCGATGTCGTCGTTGCAGACGTGCGAGAAAAACCGCGCGAAGGCGGAACGCACACTCACGAACTGATCTCCGACGAAACCGAAGCGACAGCGACGTACGTCGCTTGCGACGTCTCGAGCGTCGACGATCTCGAGGCGACGCTCGACGACGCCGAGCGGTTCGGCGGCGTCGACGAGCTCGTCAACAACGCGGGAATCTTTCGGGCGGAGGAGTTTCTCGAGGTGACTGGCGACCAGTACGAGCAACTCATGGGCGTGAACGTGAAAGGCACATTCTTCGGGACGCAGCTCGCGGCCCAGCGGATGATCGAAAGCGGGAGCGGACGTACCATCAACGTCTCGAGTATCGCCGGCTTCGTCGGGAACGGTAGCTACGTCGCATACTGCGTTTCCAAGGGTGCAATCCGATTGTTGACGTACGCGGCAGCCCATCGCCTCGGTCCAGACGGAATCCGCGTAAACGCGATCCACCCGGGCGGAATCGAAACCGCGATGATGGAAGACGCACACATGGGACCGGAAGCGCTCGAACAGTTCACGCGGGCGATTCCGTCGCGGCGGATCGGAAATCCCGAGGATATCGCGGGAGCCGCGCTGTTTCTCGCAAGCGACCTCTCGAGTTACGTGAACGGCGAGTCACTCGTCGTCGACGGCGGGTACACCCACTCTGGATGA
- a CDS encoding universal stress protein: MYDRLLVPTDGSGPDNAALELASRIASPAATIHLLFVSEDDRDVSPSDALDRTAEEILADARETATADVETVVTEEKRGDPRARILEYIEAAEIELVVMGAHGRQEAGAGILGRVTEEVVRNASVPVLVVRASDDIQSRYPFDRVLVPTDGSEHARIALERGVEIAAETGATLHLLSVVDVTRYGADSETDALVDRLEEDAKDALEAAAESATADGVDVRTAVTVGSVHREISAYAETEDVDLLIMGTHGRSDPERELLGSVTERVLRTAPAPVLTVRARQTDGS; this comes from the coding sequence ATGTACGATCGCCTCCTCGTTCCGACCGACGGAAGCGGCCCCGACAATGCCGCCCTCGAGCTAGCCAGTCGAATCGCTTCGCCGGCAGCGACAATTCACCTGCTGTTCGTTTCGGAGGACGATCGAGACGTCAGCCCGTCGGACGCACTCGATCGGACGGCCGAAGAAATACTCGCCGACGCTCGAGAGACGGCGACCGCCGACGTCGAGACCGTCGTTACCGAAGAGAAACGGGGCGATCCCCGAGCTCGAATCCTCGAGTACATCGAAGCTGCAGAGATAGAGCTCGTTGTTATGGGTGCGCACGGAAGGCAGGAAGCCGGGGCGGGAATTCTGGGGCGCGTGACCGAAGAGGTCGTTCGTAACGCTTCGGTTCCCGTACTCGTCGTTCGTGCGAGCGACGATATCCAGTCCCGCTACCCGTTCGATCGTGTGCTCGTTCCGACGGACGGAAGCGAACACGCGCGCATCGCGTTGGAACGCGGCGTAGAAATCGCTGCCGAGACGGGAGCGACGCTTCACCTCCTGTCGGTGGTGGACGTAACGCGTTACGGAGCCGACTCCGAAACGGATGCGCTGGTCGATCGTCTGGAAGAAGACGCGAAGGATGCCCTCGAGGCAGCGGCCGAGAGCGCGACCGCCGACGGGGTCGATGTCCGCACGGCAGTTACCGTCGGATCGGTTCACCGGGAGATCTCCGCGTACGCGGAGACCGAAGATGTCGATCTACTAATCATGGGGACTCACGGCCGAAGCGATCCCGAGCGAGAGTTGCTCGGGAGCGTCACGGAGCGCGTCCTCCGCACTGCACCGGCACCCGTATTGACAGTCCGCGCCCGACAGACGGACGGATCGTAA
- a CDS encoding universal stress protein codes for MERTTFVVPFDGSELAEAALVRAVEYGAALDEEIAAVVVVPERKQYAREKGWIDENEPYDVDAVITGLREQVQILAPSAAFEFERIREFPPEGKLADHIERLIRNHDPSVVFLGSDNVGRIVTPLTSVGVHVAAEESYDVFIVRHPAPPKLDALEPHSEFYLETDSTQ; via the coding sequence ATCGAACGTACGACGTTCGTCGTCCCGTTCGATGGATCGGAACTCGCGGAAGCTGCCCTCGTCAGGGCCGTCGAGTACGGCGCCGCACTCGACGAAGAGATCGCGGCCGTCGTCGTCGTCCCGGAGCGAAAACAATACGCGCGAGAGAAGGGGTGGATCGATGAGAACGAACCGTACGATGTCGACGCGGTCATCACGGGTCTTCGGGAACAGGTACAAATACTTGCACCATCGGCAGCGTTCGAATTCGAACGAATCCGCGAGTTTCCCCCTGAGGGCAAGCTCGCCGATCACATCGAGCGACTGATACGGAACCACGATCCGAGCGTCGTGTTCCTCGGCAGCGACAACGTCGGCCGTATCGTAACGCCGCTGACGAGCGTCGGCGTTCACGTCGCCGCCGAGGAATCGTACGACGTGTTCATCGTTCGCCATCCGGCACCGCCCAAGCTCGATGCCCTCGAACCCCACTCCGAATTTTATCTGGAAACGGATTCGACGCAGTGA
- a CDS encoding NAD-binding protein, which produces MSRRVVQRRVRSIQSSRILEGDPSSRKTLVEANTEDATVVIVAWDTDAHDTMAILPVTKLNPFVRIVATASGRENVEKLEHAGLSSGYFDCECPRGRNSCNDHCVESVSR; this is translated from the coding sequence ATCTCGAGGAGGGTAGTCCAAAGGAGGGTTCGTTCTATCCAGTCGTCACGGATACTGGAAGGAGATCCCAGTTCTCGGAAGACGCTTGTAGAAGCGAACACCGAAGATGCGACCGTCGTAATCGTTGCTTGGGATACGGATGCTCACGATACGATGGCGATTCTCCCCGTCACAAAGTTGAACCCTTTCGTTCGTATCGTCGCGACGGCAAGCGGCCGCGAAAACGTTGAAAAGCTCGAACACGCAGGATTATCGAGCGGATATTTTGACTGTGAGTGTCCCCGGGGCAGGAATTCCTGTAACGATCACTGCGTCGAATCCGTTTCCAGATAA
- a CDS encoding proteasome assembly chaperone family protein, translating to MAREPSFEVRTAADVDSSDVLLVGLADVGAASLTAIDYLITHLETTQIGSVATRNLPSVTPVEEGTPRRPIRLYRVDDAPIMILVSEVFIPVSVAEIFVDALLDWSSGRDIDEIGVLHSTPYPHAEDEHDVFYAATPSFRRDHFSDEAAGIEPLPGGVVDGTTGELLGRGIGTPRPSVGAFVTPTHLPGPDIDAALRLLEGVESCYPIEVDERELRQRSEEMKRYFEELASRLATLKQEEQSIERRDFPEDRMYM from the coding sequence ATGGCTCGAGAACCGTCATTCGAAGTGCGGACGGCTGCTGACGTCGATTCGAGCGACGTCCTCCTCGTCGGGCTGGCCGACGTCGGAGCGGCCAGTCTCACGGCGATCGACTATCTCATTACCCACCTCGAGACGACGCAAATCGGCTCCGTTGCCACTCGGAACCTTCCGAGCGTCACTCCGGTCGAAGAGGGAACGCCTCGGCGTCCGATCCGACTGTATCGAGTCGACGACGCACCGATTATGATACTCGTCAGTGAGGTGTTCATCCCGGTTTCCGTGGCAGAGATATTTGTGGACGCCCTACTCGACTGGTCGAGTGGTCGCGATATCGACGAAATTGGCGTCCTTCACAGTACACCGTACCCTCACGCCGAAGACGAACACGACGTCTTCTACGCCGCGACTCCCTCCTTCAGGCGAGACCACTTCAGCGATGAGGCCGCCGGTATCGAACCGCTCCCTGGCGGTGTGGTGGACGGGACGACCGGCGAGTTACTCGGCCGCGGAATCGGGACGCCTCGACCGTCGGTCGGGGCGTTCGTCACGCCGACACACCTTCCTGGCCCGGATATCGATGCCGCTCTCAGGCTCCTCGAGGGCGTCGAATCCTGCTATCCGATCGAAGTCGACGAACGAGAGCTACGACAGCGATCGGAGGAGATGAAACGGTATTTCGAGGAACTCGCGTCGCGGCTAGCGACGCTCAAACAGGAAGAGCAGTCGATCGAGAGACGCGATTTCCCCGAGGATCGAATGTATATGTGA
- a CDS encoding ABC transporter permease, which produces MLDLTAFEAGRRLRGSLLLAGAMVALIALTVALFPSIQETGADLDAYLESLPPEATRAFVGNVTTLTTIEGYLVSQLYQFGWVLLLAIYYAYAAASTVAGEVERGTVGLTLSLPVTRSRVVVGKFLSLVPGVVLLNAITFFAVYVGVVFVGESIDVTDLFTVHAYSIAYLLACAGVGLAASVAFDSVRRAQTVGAGSVFGLFLLDTFTFDTEYEWLGDVAFSRYFDPGAILVDGDLSWSDLSVLVVAIVVLVVVSGEYFERRDLSG; this is translated from the coding sequence ATGCTCGATCTCACCGCGTTCGAAGCCGGTCGTCGACTCCGCGGGTCGCTGCTACTCGCCGGTGCGATGGTCGCGCTGATCGCCCTTACGGTTGCGCTCTTTCCGTCCATTCAGGAGACGGGCGCCGATCTCGACGCCTATCTCGAGTCGCTACCGCCCGAAGCGACGCGCGCGTTCGTCGGGAATGTGACGACGCTGACCACGATCGAGGGGTATCTCGTCTCCCAGCTCTACCAGTTCGGCTGGGTGTTGCTGCTCGCGATCTACTACGCCTACGCCGCGGCCTCGACCGTCGCGGGGGAGGTCGAACGCGGGACGGTGGGACTGACGCTGTCGCTGCCGGTGACGCGGTCGCGGGTCGTGGTCGGCAAGTTCCTGTCGCTCGTTCCGGGCGTCGTGTTGCTCAACGCGATCACGTTCTTCGCGGTCTACGTCGGCGTGGTGTTCGTCGGCGAATCGATCGACGTCACGGACCTGTTCACCGTCCACGCGTACTCGATCGCCTACCTGCTCGCCTGCGCCGGGGTCGGACTCGCGGCCTCCGTCGCGTTCGATTCCGTCCGCCGCGCGCAGACCGTCGGCGCCGGATCGGTCTTCGGGCTCTTCCTGCTCGATACGTTTACCTTCGACACCGAATACGAGTGGCTCGGCGACGTCGCGTTCTCCCGGTACTTCGACCCCGGTGCGATTCTTGTCGACGGCGACCTCTCGTGGTCGGATCTCTCCGTCCTCGTGGTCGCGATCGTCGTCCTCGTCGTCGTCAGCGGCGAATACTTCGAACGGCGGGACCTCTCCGGGTGA